One genomic region from Acidimicrobiales bacterium encodes:
- a CDS encoding SDR family oxidoreductase: MTGICEGRTVIVTGAGRGLGREHALELARQGARVVVNDLGSGVDGSGSSHGPADEVVQEIKDMGGEAFVNWDDVSDWDGAQRLIQSAIDTFGGLDVLVNNAGILRDRMLVNMTPQEWDDVIRVHLRGTFAPTHWAAQYWRDRAKEGENNDARVICTSSSSGIYGNVGQTNYGAAKAGIASFTIIASMELARYGVTVNAIAPGARTRMTEELARARGVPEPTPGDWDPRDPSNVAPLIAWLASSESAHVTGRVFNLAGGRISVAEGWHAGPGADKGGRWDPAELGPVVTSMVDQAAPNARTNGQIPDRSAPGANCMPGVA, from the coding sequence ATGACCGGTATCTGCGAGGGCCGCACCGTCATCGTGACCGGAGCGGGCCGGGGCCTCGGTCGCGAGCACGCGCTGGAACTGGCCCGCCAGGGTGCACGTGTCGTCGTCAACGACCTCGGCTCGGGCGTAGACGGCTCCGGCAGTTCGCACGGGCCCGCCGACGAGGTCGTGCAGGAGATCAAGGACATGGGCGGCGAAGCGTTCGTCAACTGGGACGACGTCTCCGACTGGGACGGAGCGCAACGTCTCATCCAATCAGCAATCGACACCTTCGGCGGCCTCGACGTCCTCGTCAACAACGCCGGCATCCTGCGGGACCGCATGCTCGTGAACATGACGCCCCAGGAGTGGGACGACGTCATACGAGTGCACCTGCGTGGCACCTTCGCTCCGACGCACTGGGCGGCGCAGTACTGGAGGGATCGCGCCAAGGAAGGTGAAAACAACGACGCCCGCGTCATCTGCACCAGTTCCTCCTCCGGAATCTACGGCAACGTCGGCCAGACCAACTACGGGGCCGCCAAGGCGGGGATCGCGTCGTTCACGATCATCGCCTCGATGGAGCTGGCCCGCTACGGCGTGACCGTCAACGCGATAGCTCCCGGAGCCCGCACCCGCATGACCGAGGAACTGGCTCGAGCGCGCGGAGTCCCGGAGCCCACGCCGGGGGACTGGGACCCGCGCGACCCGAGCAACGTAGCCCCGCTGATCGCTTGGCTGGCGAGCAGCGAGTCAGCGCACGTGACAGGCCGGGTGTTCAACCTCGCCGGCGGGCGCATAAGCGTCGCCGAGGGCTGGCACGCAGGCCCGGGCGCGGACAAAGGCGGTCGCTGGGACCCAGCGGAGCTGGGGCCGGTGGTCACGTCCATGGTCGACCAGGCAGCCCCGAATGCTCGCACCAACGGTCAGATCCCGGACCGTTCCGCGCCCGGTGCGAACTGCATGCCCGGCGTCGCGTAG
- a CDS encoding FAD:protein FMN transferase — translation MNTHLEPVMGTVVGITSPDPLPPEGVAAAVCALHEADRIFSTWNPESPMSLLRAGTAELEDFEPADARLIVEVLEQCRLARELTGGAFDPWAMPGGPDPSGLVKGWAADRALRELTGAGCRTVMVNAGGDIAVAGSPEGHPWRIAVRHPAQPDRYAAVAEVTGAIATSGDYERPGQLVDPSTGRTARVAASATVTGPDLGMTDALATALAVAGEALLGVIDRTEGYEAFLVTDAGRYYATPGMQFAPGAERSGI, via the coding sequence ATGAACACGCACCTCGAGCCCGTGATGGGGACGGTGGTCGGCATCACGAGCCCGGATCCCCTGCCCCCGGAGGGTGTCGCCGCCGCCGTGTGCGCGCTCCATGAGGCCGACCGGATCTTCTCGACGTGGAACCCGGAGAGCCCGATGTCGTTGTTGCGGGCGGGTACGGCTGAACTCGAAGACTTCGAACCGGCGGACGCCCGCCTGATCGTCGAGGTCCTCGAGCAGTGCAGGCTCGCGCGGGAGCTCACCGGAGGCGCATTCGATCCGTGGGCGATGCCCGGCGGGCCCGACCCGAGCGGATTGGTCAAGGGCTGGGCGGCGGATCGGGCGCTGCGCGAGCTCACGGGTGCCGGATGCAGGACCGTGATGGTCAACGCCGGCGGCGACATCGCTGTGGCCGGTTCACCCGAGGGTCACCCTTGGAGGATCGCGGTGAGGCATCCCGCCCAGCCCGACCGCTACGCGGCTGTCGCGGAGGTGACCGGGGCCATCGCGACCTCGGGCGACTACGAACGACCGGGACAGCTCGTCGACCCGTCCACCGGCCGCACCGCCCGTGTTGCAGCCTCAGCGACCGTCACCGGCCCCGACCTCGGGATGACCGACGCCCTCGCCACCGCACTCGCGGTGGCCGGCGAGGCGCTGCTGGGCGTCATCGACCGGACCGAGGGCTACGAGGCGTTCCTCGTAACGGATGCGGGGCGGTACTACGCGACGCCGGGCATGCAGTTCGCACCGGGCGCGGAACGGTCCGGGATCTGA
- a CDS encoding FMN-binding protein, with translation MAVTVTVKGNKIDSITMATLNETDGRSVSIDHYAIPQLERQVISAGSTNINGVSGATFTSQAFVDAVANALTKLGIA, from the coding sequence ATGGCCGTCACCGTGACGGTCAAGGGAAACAAGATCGACAGCATCACCATGGCGACGCTCAACGAGACCGATGGCCGCTCGGTGAGCATCGACCATTACGCCATCCCGCAGCTCGAACGGCAGGTCATCAGTGCCGGCTCGACGAACATCAACGGCGTCTCCGGCGCGACGTTCACCTCTCAGGCGTTCGTGGACGCGGTAGCCAACGCCCTGACGAAGCTCGGGATCGCCTGA
- a CDS encoding ferredoxin reductase family protein: protein MTVVEEAPVVPTRAVGPPSRAVERRRPRRGVADAVLVAGAVGLGASMALPISQASIKAVTAAGGLATLAGDVTAMAGTYLLLIMVLLAARIPALERVMGQDRLIRLHRRLSSAPLLLLSAHAVLTTLGYAQAGHIGFWSGAGSLIMTMTWIFAAVVSYVMMMAIAGVSIRAVRRRLSYDTWWVIHLYTYLALAFSVPHQIIDGKSLVGHPLAQSLWTLLWLATAGVVVVYRLMLPIARSLYHRLEIVHVNVEGPGVYSLVVRGRHLDRLAVAGGQYFGWRFLVRGMWWHAHPFSLSAMPQPPYMRVTIKAAGDTTAAITRLRPGTKVAVEGPYGVFTDEARTRLKVALIGAGVGVTPLRALLEDMPSGVDVVVVQRASTREDLVHNGELASMVAGRRGRMVELVGRRFEHRLDDPAYLHHVVPDIATREVFLCGPAGFSSGVARAAGALGVGPEAIHAESFEF, encoded by the coding sequence ATGACTGTTGTCGAGGAGGCACCGGTGGTACCGACGCGCGCGGTCGGGCCCCCAAGTCGGGCGGTGGAACGCAGGCGGCCTCGCAGGGGTGTCGCTGACGCGGTGTTGGTGGCGGGAGCGGTGGGGCTGGGCGCCTCGATGGCGCTGCCGATCAGCCAGGCATCGATCAAGGCGGTTACGGCCGCCGGCGGACTGGCGACTCTTGCCGGCGACGTGACCGCGATGGCCGGAACCTACCTACTTCTGATCATGGTCCTCCTGGCGGCGAGGATTCCCGCTCTCGAGCGGGTGATGGGGCAGGACCGACTGATCCGATTGCACCGGCGGCTTTCGAGCGCTCCGCTGCTCCTCCTCAGCGCGCACGCCGTGCTGACGACGCTGGGTTACGCGCAGGCCGGGCATATCGGTTTCTGGTCCGGCGCCGGCTCGCTCATCATGACCATGACATGGATCTTTGCCGCCGTCGTGTCGTACGTGATGATGATGGCGATTGCCGGTGTGTCGATCCGCGCGGTGCGCCGGCGACTCAGTTACGACACGTGGTGGGTCATCCACCTCTACACATACCTCGCGCTCGCGTTCTCGGTACCGCACCAGATCATCGACGGTAAGTCGCTGGTCGGGCACCCGCTTGCGCAGAGCCTGTGGACACTGTTGTGGCTGGCGACAGCGGGCGTCGTCGTCGTTTACCGGTTGATGTTGCCGATCGCCCGCAGCCTCTACCACCGGCTCGAGATCGTGCACGTCAACGTCGAAGGCCCGGGCGTGTACTCGCTAGTGGTGCGCGGCCGGCACCTCGACCGGCTGGCAGTCGCAGGCGGCCAGTACTTCGGATGGCGGTTCCTTGTGCGAGGCATGTGGTGGCACGCCCACCCGTTCAGCCTTTCGGCCATGCCACAGCCGCCGTACATGCGGGTGACCATCAAGGCGGCCGGCGACACGACAGCGGCGATCACCCGTTTGAGGCCCGGAACGAAGGTCGCGGTGGAGGGACCCTACGGCGTGTTCACCGACGAAGCCCGAACCCGCCTCAAGGTGGCACTGATCGGCGCCGGGGTCGGGGTCACGCCGCTTCGGGCGCTGCTCGAAGACATGCCGTCGGGTGTCGACGTGGTCGTGGTGCAGAGGGCGTCAACACGTGAGGATTTGGTGCACAACGGCGAGCTGGCGTCGATGGTGGCCGGCCGACGGGGCCGCATGGTCGAGCTCGTCGGCCGGCGCTTCGAGCACCGCCTCGACGACCCCGCCTACCTGCATCACGTGGTGCCGGACATCGCCACCCGCGAGGTGTTCCTGTGCGGTCCGGCCGGGTTCTCGTCAGGGGTGGCGAGGGCGGCGGGCGCCCTCGGGGTGGGACCGGAGGCCATCCACGCCGAGTCGTTTGAGTTCTAG
- a CDS encoding class I SAM-dependent methyltransferase, with protein MRTTRDASRRFWDRAALSNPAWYIATGHTSETDDFFRQGAEETDALLALCGIGLQRHETTLEIGCGVGRMTRRLSQLAERVIAVDVSAEMLRRCEANLDGTSNVEHQLVPGDGSMSAIPDESVDLVFSYITLQHVPSRRAQLTYLRESVRVLKPGGRMAIQVRDCSLRGRALDWSGHLAHAVARRHTLSSSWRGARLPDSAIRRTLEPLGVEVSIMRHLRHRWVLGTKP; from the coding sequence ATGAGAACTACTCGGGACGCGTCCCGCAGGTTTTGGGACAGGGCGGCCCTGTCGAACCCGGCGTGGTACATCGCGACCGGGCACACGTCCGAGACCGACGACTTCTTCCGGCAAGGAGCGGAGGAGACCGACGCTCTACTCGCCCTATGCGGCATCGGATTGCAGCGCCACGAGACGACCCTGGAGATCGGCTGCGGTGTGGGGCGGATGACGCGAAGGCTTTCGCAACTCGCCGAGCGTGTCATCGCAGTGGACGTGAGCGCCGAGATGCTCCGTCGTTGCGAGGCAAATCTCGATGGCACATCCAACGTCGAGCACCAACTGGTTCCCGGCGACGGGAGCATGTCGGCGATCCCCGACGAGTCGGTGGACCTGGTGTTCTCCTACATAACCTTGCAGCACGTGCCGAGCCGGCGGGCTCAACTCACCTACCTGCGCGAGTCCGTCCGGGTGCTCAAGCCGGGCGGGCGGATGGCGATCCAGGTACGCGACTGCTCGTTGCGAGGGCGCGCGCTGGACTGGTCGGGGCATCTGGCTCACGCTGTCGCCAGGCGTCACACCCTGAGTTCATCCTGGCGCGGAGCTCGCCTGCCCGACAGCGCGATTCGCAGAACGCTCGAGCCCCTCGGCGTGGAGGTCTCGATCATGAGGCACCTCCGCCACCGCTGGGTCCTCGGCACCAAACCCTGA
- a CDS encoding cupin domain-containing protein yields the protein MIREKAIEVDGLWAGLVRTAPGMTSGWHHHGEYETSIYIAQGTLRMESGPGGSEVVEAVAGDFLHVPKHAIHREGNPGDQESHLIVVRAGQGTPTINVEGPAGRT from the coding sequence ATGATCCGCGAAAAGGCGATCGAGGTCGATGGCCTGTGGGCCGGCCTGGTGCGGACCGCCCCTGGCATGACGTCGGGGTGGCATCACCACGGCGAGTACGAGACCTCCATATATATCGCACAGGGAACTCTGCGCATGGAGTCCGGTCCCGGCGGTTCCGAAGTCGTCGAGGCGGTCGCCGGCGACTTCCTGCACGTCCCCAAGCATGCGATCCACCGCGAAGGAAACCCGGGGGATCAGGAGAGCCACCTCATCGTGGTTCGTGCGGGGCAGGGCACCCCCACGATCAACGTAGAAGGGCCGGCGGGACGGACGTAA
- a CDS encoding amidohydrolase family protein, with protein sequence MTAVRPHPGTPAYNAVEGRIVHDADAHVMETPNWLRDHADPAIRDRIPPLRYPGGNELRQTGDPTEQQRDLVAAFERLAASHRSSEYRADEAEQIMLRKNFAATGSFLAEDRGRALDLLGFSSQLVFNTFHNRRLYDWEHSGDTGLAYGTARAHNRAMLEFCAADPRLLATAYVPLADFGEAVEIAHGAVHDGAAALLIASGCPAGHSPSHIDLDPLWAIAQDAGIPIVFHVGGTGNLVDANYFRNGLPVPPDFHGGEENFRSVDYMAIPHPPMQTLATMIFDGVLERFPDLRLGVIEQGAIWLPSWMHQMESAVEAFAKHEQRLRTLSLRPSEYVRRQVRVTPYPTEDVGWIISESGPEVCMFSSDYPHVEGGRRPIERFEASLGDASEDVRRRFYCDNFLDMIGSAGTGLAR encoded by the coding sequence GTGACAGCAGTTCGACCCCACCCGGGAACCCCGGCCTACAACGCGGTGGAAGGCCGGATAGTCCACGATGCCGATGCTCACGTGATGGAGACGCCTAACTGGCTGCGCGACCACGCCGACCCAGCCATACGGGATCGGATCCCCCCGTTGCGCTACCCCGGCGGCAATGAGCTCCGCCAGACCGGTGACCCCACCGAGCAGCAGCGGGATCTCGTCGCCGCGTTCGAGCGTCTCGCGGCCAGCCACCGTTCGTCTGAGTACCGGGCGGACGAAGCCGAGCAGATCATGTTGAGGAAGAATTTCGCGGCGACAGGGTCGTTTCTCGCCGAGGACCGCGGCAGGGCACTCGACCTTCTCGGGTTCTCGAGCCAGCTGGTGTTCAACACTTTCCACAACAGGCGCCTCTACGACTGGGAGCACTCGGGCGACACCGGGCTCGCCTACGGGACGGCCCGAGCCCACAACCGGGCCATGCTCGAGTTCTGCGCCGCGGACCCGAGGTTGCTGGCGACGGCTTACGTTCCATTGGCGGATTTCGGGGAGGCAGTCGAGATCGCGCATGGTGCTGTCCATGACGGGGCGGCCGCCCTTCTCATCGCTTCCGGATGCCCGGCAGGCCACTCGCCGAGCCACATCGATCTCGACCCGCTGTGGGCGATCGCGCAGGACGCAGGAATCCCCATCGTCTTCCACGTGGGCGGCACCGGCAACCTCGTCGACGCCAACTACTTTCGCAACGGCCTACCGGTGCCCCCCGACTTCCACGGTGGCGAGGAGAACTTCCGCTCCGTCGACTACATGGCGATCCCCCACCCGCCGATGCAGACGCTCGCGACGATGATCTTCGATGGGGTGCTGGAGCGCTTTCCCGATCTGCGCCTGGGCGTAATCGAGCAAGGCGCGATATGGCTGCCGTCCTGGATGCACCAGATGGAATCCGCAGTGGAGGCGTTCGCCAAGCACGAGCAGCGGCTGAGGACGTTGTCGCTCAGACCGTCGGAGTACGTGCGCCGGCAGGTCCGGGTGACGCCCTACCCGACCGAGGATGTCGGCTGGATAATCAGCGAATCGGGACCGGAGGTCTGCATGTTCTCCTCGGACTACCCCCATGTGGAAGGGGGGCGCAGGCCGATCGAGCGGTTCGAGGCATCGCTCGGCGACGCGTCCGAAGACGTCCGCCGGCGTTTTTACTGTGACAACTTCCTCGACATGATCGGGTCGGCCGGCACCGGTCTCGCACGCTGA